From Nocardioides daedukensis, the proteins below share one genomic window:
- a CDS encoding ANTAR domain-containing response regulator, producing MDLAEMLGEEGYDVVGQAGDGEQAIALVEELRPDLVILDVKMPRLDGISAAERIAHQRIAPVVILTAFSQRDLVERARDAGAMAYLVKPFSRNDLVPAIEMAVSRFAELTSLEDEIADLTERLEARKAVERAKSILQRDLDISEPDAFRWIQKTAMDLRLSMRQVADGVVEHGVHGPSAPESTVTGHEG from the coding sequence ATGGACCTCGCCGAGATGCTCGGCGAGGAGGGGTACGACGTCGTGGGCCAGGCAGGTGACGGCGAGCAGGCGATAGCACTCGTCGAAGAGCTCCGGCCAGACCTGGTCATCCTCGACGTGAAGATGCCGCGCCTGGACGGGATCTCCGCCGCCGAGCGGATCGCGCACCAGCGGATCGCGCCGGTCGTCATCCTCACTGCCTTCTCGCAGCGTGACCTGGTCGAGCGAGCACGCGATGCCGGCGCGATGGCCTACCTGGTCAAGCCGTTCTCGCGCAACGACCTGGTGCCCGCGATCGAGATGGCGGTCAGCCGCTTCGCGGAGCTGACCAGCCTCGAGGACGAGATCGCCGACCTGACCGAGCGCCTCGAGGCGCGTAAGGCGGTCGAGCGCGCGAAGAGCATCCTTCAGCGCGACCTCGACATCTCCGAGCCGGACGCCTTCCGTTGGATCCAGAAGACCGCGATGGACCTCCGTCTGTCGATGCGCCAGGTGGCCGACGGGGTGGTCGAGCACGGCGTCCACGGTCCGTCAGCGCCAGAGAGCACCGTGACCGGCCACGAGGGCTGA
- the pyk gene encoding pyruvate kinase, with protein MRRAKIVCTLGPATSTPEAIRNLVDAGMNVARLNMSHGTHEDHREVYHRVRKASDDTGRGVGIFADLQGPKIRLGLFPDGPALLMAGEQWTITTRDVPGNARIGSTTYAGLPGDVGPGDPILIDDGKVRLKVVAVEGTDVVTEVVVGGRVSNHKGINLPGVAVNVPALSEKDIADLRFALGLSVDFIALSFVRSAADADDVRRIMDEEGVHVPVIAKIEKPQAIENIDGIVKAFDGLMVARGDLGVECPLEDVPFLQKRLIEKARRNAKPVIVATQMLESMISAPAPTRAEASDVANAVLDGADAVMLSGETGIGAYPIITVETMARIVASTEAHELDNMAAITWNPRTRGGVIAKAAAEVGHRVNAKFLVAFTQSGDSARRLSRYRSSIPVLAFTPLASTRSQLSMSWGVETFKTAPVEHTDEMVRQVDEALLKSGRVKEGDYVVIIAGAPPGIPGSTNALRIHRMGDAINEIAPAYRREGIRPAGR; from the coding sequence GTGCGTAGAGCAAAGATCGTCTGCACCCTGGGCCCAGCAACCTCGACACCCGAAGCGATCCGGAACCTGGTCGACGCCGGGATGAACGTCGCTCGTCTGAACATGAGCCACGGCACGCACGAGGACCACCGCGAGGTCTACCACCGGGTGCGCAAGGCCTCGGACGACACCGGCCGGGGTGTGGGCATCTTCGCCGACCTGCAAGGCCCCAAGATCCGCCTGGGGCTCTTCCCCGACGGTCCTGCGCTGTTGATGGCGGGGGAGCAGTGGACCATCACCACCCGCGACGTCCCCGGCAACGCCCGCATCGGCTCCACGACGTACGCCGGCCTGCCGGGAGACGTCGGGCCCGGCGATCCGATCTTGATCGACGACGGCAAAGTGCGACTGAAGGTGGTCGCCGTCGAGGGGACCGATGTCGTCACCGAGGTCGTCGTCGGTGGCCGGGTCAGCAACCACAAGGGCATCAACCTTCCCGGCGTCGCGGTGAACGTCCCCGCGCTCTCGGAGAAGGACATCGCCGACCTGCGGTTCGCGCTCGGCCTCTCGGTGGACTTCATCGCCCTCAGCTTCGTGCGCAGTGCGGCCGACGCTGACGACGTACGCCGGATCATGGACGAGGAGGGCGTGCACGTCCCCGTGATCGCGAAGATCGAGAAGCCGCAGGCGATCGAGAACATCGACGGCATCGTGAAGGCATTCGACGGGCTGATGGTCGCGAGGGGTGACCTCGGCGTCGAGTGCCCGCTCGAGGACGTGCCGTTCCTGCAGAAGCGCCTGATCGAGAAGGCCCGCCGCAACGCGAAGCCGGTGATCGTGGCGACACAGATGCTGGAGTCGATGATCTCCGCGCCGGCGCCGACGCGTGCCGAGGCCTCCGACGTGGCCAACGCGGTGCTCGACGGCGCCGATGCGGTGATGCTGTCGGGGGAGACGGGCATCGGTGCCTATCCGATCATCACCGTGGAGACGATGGCCCGCATCGTCGCCTCCACGGAGGCGCACGAGCTGGACAACATGGCGGCGATCACCTGGAACCCGCGCACGCGTGGGGGAGTCATCGCCAAGGCCGCTGCCGAGGTCGGCCACCGGGTCAATGCGAAGTTCCTCGTCGCCTTCACCCAGAGCGGCGACTCGGCTCGTCGGCTCTCGCGCTACCGCAGCTCGATCCCGGTGCTGGCCTTCACCCCGCTCGCCTCCACCCGTTCGCAGCTGTCGATGTCGTGGGGCGTGGAGACCTTCAAGACCGCCCCGGTCGAGCACACCGACGAGATGGTGCGTCAGGTCGACGAGGCACTGCTGAAGTCGGGACGGGTCAAGGAGGGCGACTACGTGGTGATCATCGCGGGTGCGCCCCCGGGGATCCCGGGCTCGACGAACGCACTCCGGATCCACCGGATGGGCGACGCCATCAACGAGATCGCGCCTGCCTATCGACGCGAGGGCATTCGACCAGCTGGTCGATGA
- a CDS encoding glutamate synthase subunit beta has translation MADPKGFLKEGREVANRRPVDERVKDWNEVYPGGAGRALLPIITKQAGRCMDCGIPFCHQGCPLGNIIPEWNDLVWRDDWEGAIDRLHATNNFPEFTGRLCPAPCETACVLGINQDPVTIKNVEVSIIDKAWESGFVRPQPPEWLTGKTVAVIGSGPAGLAAAQQLTRAGHTVAVYERADKIGGLLRYGIPEFKMEKQHLDRRLDQMRREGTVFRAGVNVGEEITGNELRDRYDAVVLAMGSTTPRDLPIEGRELAGIHQAMEFLPQSNRASLGEPATSDGSEQIRADGKNVVIIGGGDTGADCLGTSIRHGAASITQLEIMPQPPAERPSNQPWPTYPMTFKVSSAHEEGGERVYAVSTKKFIGDEDGNVRALLLVDVVMQDGRLSEVEGTEREIPAELVLFAMGFTGPETDGLIDQLGVELDERKNVARDNSYSSSVEGVFVAGDVGRGQSLIVWAIAEGRSAAAAVDEFLNGSTNLPAPIPPTARPLVV, from the coding sequence ATGGCTGACCCCAAGGGCTTTCTGAAGGAAGGCCGCGAGGTTGCAAACCGCCGTCCCGTCGACGAGCGGGTCAAGGACTGGAACGAGGTCTACCCCGGTGGAGCCGGGCGGGCCCTGCTGCCGATCATCACCAAGCAGGCCGGTCGCTGCATGGACTGCGGGATCCCGTTCTGCCACCAGGGCTGCCCGCTCGGGAACATCATTCCCGAGTGGAACGACCTGGTCTGGCGCGACGACTGGGAAGGCGCGATCGACCGACTTCACGCGACGAACAACTTCCCGGAGTTCACCGGTCGGCTCTGCCCGGCACCGTGCGAGACGGCCTGTGTCCTGGGCATCAACCAGGACCCGGTGACCATCAAGAACGTCGAGGTCTCGATCATCGACAAGGCATGGGAGTCGGGCTTCGTCCGGCCCCAGCCGCCGGAGTGGCTGACCGGGAAGACCGTCGCCGTGATCGGCTCCGGTCCCGCGGGCCTGGCTGCCGCACAGCAGCTCACCCGCGCGGGTCACACCGTCGCGGTCTACGAGCGCGCCGACAAGATCGGTGGCCTGCTGCGCTACGGCATCCCCGAGTTCAAGATGGAGAAGCAGCACCTGGACCGTCGCCTCGACCAGATGCGCCGCGAGGGAACCGTCTTCCGGGCGGGCGTGAACGTCGGCGAGGAGATCACCGGCAACGAGCTGCGTGACCGCTATGACGCGGTCGTGCTCGCCATGGGCTCGACCACGCCGCGCGACCTGCCGATCGAGGGCAGGGAGCTCGCCGGCATCCACCAGGCCATGGAGTTCCTGCCGCAGTCGAACCGGGCCTCGCTCGGCGAGCCGGCGACCTCCGACGGCTCGGAGCAGATCCGGGCCGACGGCAAGAACGTCGTGATCATCGGTGGCGGTGACACCGGAGCGGACTGCCTCGGGACCTCGATCCGTCACGGTGCAGCATCGATCACCCAGCTCGAGATCATGCCGCAGCCGCCCGCGGAGCGTCCGTCGAACCAGCCGTGGCCGACCTATCCGATGACCTTCAAGGTCTCCTCGGCCCACGAGGAGGGTGGCGAACGGGTCTATGCCGTGTCCACCAAGAAGTTCATCGGTGACGAGGACGGCAACGTCCGGGCGCTGCTCCTGGTCGACGTGGTCATGCAGGACGGCAGGCTGAGCGAGGTCGAGGGCACCGAGCGGGAGATCCCGGCCGAGCTCGTGCTGTTCGCGATGGGCTTCACCGGCCCCGAGACCGACGGGCTGATTGACCAGCTCGGAGTGGAGCTGGACGAGCGGAAGAACGTCGCACGCGACAACTCCTACTCATCATCGGTCGAGGGAGTGTTCGTGGCCGGCGATGTCGGTCGCGGCCAGTCGCTCATCGTGTGGGCGATCGCCGAGGGACGCTCCGCCGCGGCTGCGGTGGACGAGTTCCTCAACGGTTCGACCAACCTGCCGGCGCCGATCCCGCCCACGGCTCGGCCGCTGGTGGTCTGA
- the gltB gene encoding glutamate synthase large subunit, translated as MHAFPPPQGLYDGTNEHDACGVAFVATLTGVASHDIVSKALTALRNLEHRGAAGAEPNSGDGAGILMQVPDAFFRDVVDFELPVAGSYAVGTAFLPGDAEQVAKTREQISQIAAEEGLKLLGWREVPTNSEPLGQTALDCMPAFQQIFVAGDGQRVTGMALERLAFVLRKRSERETDVYFPSLSSRTIAYKGMLTTEQLDQVFPDLVDERVASAVAVVHSRFSTNTFPSWPLSHPFRFIAHNGEINTVMGNRNWMRAREALLSSDLIPGDLERLYPICTPGASDSASFDEVLELLHMGGRSLPHSVLMMIPEAWENHTEMDAKRRAFYEFHSAMMEPWDGPACVVFTDGAQVGAVLDRNGLRPSRYWVTDDGLVVLASEVGVLDIDPATVVRKGRLQPGKMFLVDTDEHRIIEDEEIKTSLATENPYEEWLHAGLIHLNDVPNREHIVHTHASVTRRQQIFGYTEEELRVLLTPMANTAAEPIGSMGTDSPIAALSEKPRLLFDYFAQLFAQVTNPPLDAIREELVTSLNGTIGPESNLLEPTPASCRQVVLPFPVIDNDDLAKIRHINRDGDMPGFITHVSRGLYEVEEGAPAMAARIDEICQEVSDAIADGARIIVLSDRHADQFKAPIPSLLLTAAVHHHLVREKTRTQVGLIVEAGDVREVHHVALLVGFGAAAVNPYLAMESVEDLAREGYYVKAEPEQAVRNLVKSLGKGVLKVMSKMGVSTVASYTGAQIFEAVGLSQEVIDKYFTGTTSKLGGIGIEEIAREVKMRHDIAYPVSGIQAAQRELKIGGEYQWRRDGEPHLFDPETVFRLQHSTRAGRYDVFKEYTARVNEQSERLMTLRGLFKFKDAESAGRQPIPIDEVEPVSEIVKRFSTGAMSYGSISMEAHETLAIAMNQLGGKSNTGEGGEDPERLYDPTRRSSIKQVASGRFGVTSEYLTNSDDIQIKMAQGAKPGEGGQLPGHKVYPWVAKTRHSTPGVGLISPPPHHDIYSIEDLAQLIHDLKNANPVARVHVKLVAEVGVGTVAAGVSKAHADVVLVSGHDGGTGASPLTSLKHAGGPWELGLAETQQTLLLNNLRDRIVVQTDGQLKTGRDVVIAALLGAEEFGFATAPLVVSGCIMMRVCHLDTCPVGVATQNPVLRERYSGKAEYVVNFFTYIAEEVRELLAELGFRSIDEAVGQVESLDVEKAVGHWKASGLDLTPILHVPALPEGAARRNTTGQDHGLDKALDNELIRIAAPALENGEPVRAQVEVRNVNRTVGTMLGHEVTKKYRGEGLPENTIDITFTGSAGQSFGAFVPKGVTLRLEGDANDYVGKGLSGGRVVVRPDRAATFDASQQVIAGNTIGYGATSGEVFLRGQAGERFAVRNSGASLVVEGVGDHGCEYMTGGRVVILGPTGRNFAAGMSGGYAFVLDIDEGRVNPELVELGPVGGEAAEELHTLVTKHFEETGSTVAEELLTDWATNVARFTEVMPSDFKRVLETRAEALAEGLDEEQAAARIMEVLHG; from the coding sequence ATGCATGCATTCCCTCCGCCTCAGGGTCTCTACGACGGAACCAACGAGCACGATGCGTGCGGCGTTGCCTTCGTAGCCACCCTGACCGGCGTGGCCAGCCATGACATCGTGTCGAAGGCGCTGACCGCACTTCGCAACCTCGAGCACCGTGGTGCCGCAGGTGCCGAACCCAACTCGGGTGACGGCGCAGGCATCCTGATGCAGGTGCCCGACGCGTTCTTCCGTGACGTCGTGGACTTCGAACTACCCGTGGCCGGCTCGTACGCCGTCGGCACGGCCTTCCTGCCCGGTGACGCCGAGCAGGTCGCCAAGACCCGCGAGCAGATCAGCCAGATCGCCGCCGAGGAGGGCCTGAAGCTGCTCGGATGGCGCGAGGTGCCCACCAACTCCGAGCCCCTCGGGCAGACCGCACTGGACTGCATGCCTGCCTTCCAGCAGATCTTCGTCGCAGGTGACGGGCAGCGGGTCACCGGGATGGCGCTGGAGCGCCTGGCCTTCGTGCTGCGCAAGCGCTCCGAGCGCGAGACGGATGTCTACTTCCCCTCGCTCTCCTCGCGCACCATCGCCTACAAGGGCATGCTCACCACCGAGCAGCTCGACCAGGTCTTCCCCGACCTCGTCGACGAGCGGGTCGCCTCGGCCGTGGCCGTGGTCCACTCGCGGTTCTCGACCAACACCTTCCCGAGCTGGCCGCTGTCGCACCCGTTCCGCTTCATCGCCCACAACGGTGAGATCAACACCGTGATGGGCAACCGGAACTGGATGCGGGCCCGCGAGGCGCTGCTGTCCTCGGACCTGATCCCCGGCGACCTCGAGCGCCTGTACCCGATCTGCACCCCGGGTGCATCCGACTCCGCATCCTTCGACGAGGTGCTCGAGCTCCTGCACATGGGTGGCCGCTCGCTGCCGCACTCGGTGCTGATGATGATCCCCGAGGCGTGGGAGAACCACACCGAGATGGACGCGAAGCGTCGCGCCTTCTACGAGTTCCACTCCGCGATGATGGAGCCCTGGGACGGACCGGCTTGTGTCGTCTTCACCGACGGTGCCCAGGTCGGCGCCGTGCTGGACCGCAACGGCCTGCGACCCTCCCGCTACTGGGTCACCGACGACGGTCTCGTCGTGCTGGCCTCCGAGGTCGGGGTGCTCGACATCGACCCGGCCACCGTGGTCCGCAAGGGTCGCCTGCAGCCCGGCAAGATGTTCCTGGTCGACACCGACGAGCACCGGATCATCGAGGACGAGGAGATCAAGACCTCCCTCGCCACCGAGAACCCCTACGAGGAGTGGCTGCACGCCGGCCTGATCCACCTCAACGACGTGCCGAACCGCGAGCACATCGTGCACACGCACGCCTCGGTCACCCGGCGCCAGCAGATCTTCGGCTACACCGAGGAGGAGCTGCGGGTCCTGCTGACCCCGATGGCGAACACCGCCGCCGAGCCGATTGGCTCGATGGGGACGGACTCGCCGATCGCTGCGCTGTCGGAGAAGCCCCGGTTGCTCTTCGACTACTTCGCGCAGCTCTTCGCGCAGGTCACCAACCCACCGCTCGATGCGATCCGCGAAGAGCTGGTCACCTCGCTCAACGGCACCATCGGGCCGGAGTCCAACCTGCTCGAGCCGACCCCGGCCTCGTGCCGCCAGGTCGTGCTCCCGTTCCCGGTGATCGACAACGACGACCTCGCCAAGATCCGTCACATCAACCGTGACGGTGACATGCCCGGGTTCATCACCCACGTCTCGCGCGGCCTCTACGAGGTCGAGGAGGGTGCACCGGCGATGGCGGCGCGGATCGACGAGATCTGCCAGGAGGTCTCCGACGCGATCGCCGACGGGGCCCGCATCATCGTCCTCTCGGACCGGCACGCGGACCAGTTCAAGGCACCGATCCCGTCGCTGCTGCTGACCGCTGCCGTGCACCACCACCTGGTCCGCGAGAAGACCCGCACCCAGGTCGGCCTGATCGTCGAGGCCGGTGACGTCCGCGAGGTCCACCACGTGGCCCTGCTGGTCGGCTTCGGCGCCGCGGCCGTCAACCCCTACCTGGCGATGGAGTCCGTCGAGGACCTCGCCCGCGAGGGTTACTACGTCAAGGCCGAGCCCGAGCAGGCGGTCCGCAACCTGGTGAAGTCACTGGGCAAGGGCGTGCTCAAGGTGATGTCCAAGATGGGCGTCTCCACGGTGGCCTCCTACACCGGTGCCCAGATCTTCGAGGCGGTCGGCCTCTCCCAAGAGGTCATCGACAAGTACTTCACCGGCACCACCTCGAAGCTGGGCGGCATCGGCATCGAGGAGATCGCCCGCGAGGTCAAGATGCGTCACGACATCGCCTACCCGGTCAGCGGCATCCAGGCCGCGCAGCGCGAGCTGAAGATCGGCGGCGAGTACCAGTGGCGTCGTGACGGCGAGCCGCACCTGTTCGACCCGGAGACTGTCTTCAGGCTCCAGCACTCGACGCGTGCCGGCCGCTACGACGTGTTCAAGGAGTACACCGCTCGCGTCAACGAGCAGTCCGAACGGCTGATGACCCTGCGCGGGCTCTTCAAGTTCAAGGACGCGGAGTCGGCAGGCCGCCAGCCGATCCCGATCGACGAGGTCGAGCCGGTCTCCGAGATCGTCAAGCGCTTCTCCACCGGTGCCATGTCCTATGGCTCGATCAGCATGGAGGCGCACGAGACGCTGGCGATCGCGATGAACCAGCTCGGCGGCAAGTCGAACACCGGCGAGGGTGGTGAGGACCCCGAGCGCCTCTATGACCCGACCCGTCGCTCGTCGATCAAGCAGGTCGCGTCCGGTCGATTCGGGGTCACCTCGGAATACCTGACCAACTCCGACGACATCCAGATCAAGATGGCGCAGGGTGCCAAGCCCGGCGAGGGTGGTCAGCTGCCCGGTCACAAGGTCTACCCGTGGGTGGCCAAGACCCGGCACAGCACGCCCGGCGTGGGCCTGATCTCGCCGCCGCCGCACCACGACATCTACTCCATCGAGGACCTCGCACAGCTGATCCACGACCTGAAGAACGCCAATCCGGTGGCTCGGGTCCACGTGAAGCTGGTGGCAGAGGTCGGCGTGGGCACCGTCGCGGCAGGCGTCTCGAAGGCGCACGCGGACGTGGTGCTCGTCTCCGGCCACGACGGCGGGACCGGCGCATCGCCGCTCACGTCGCTCAAGCACGCCGGTGGTCCCTGGGAGCTCGGCCTGGCCGAGACCCAGCAGACGCTGTTGCTGAACAACCTGCGCGACCGCATCGTCGTACAGACCGACGGCCAGCTGAAGACCGGGCGCGACGTGGTCATCGCTGCGTTGCTGGGGGCCGAGGAGTTCGGCTTCGCCACCGCGCCACTGGTGGTCTCCGGCTGCATCATGATGCGGGTGTGCCACCTCGACACCTGCCCGGTGGGCGTCGCGACGCAGAACCCCGTCCTGCGTGAGCGCTACAGCGGCAAGGCGGAGTACGTCGTCAACTTCTTCACCTACATCGCTGAAGAGGTGCGCGAGCTGCTGGCCGAGCTCGGCTTCCGCTCCATCGACGAGGCCGTGGGCCAGGTCGAGTCGCTCGACGTGGAGAAGGCTGTCGGTCACTGGAAGGCCTCGGGTCTCGACCTGACGCCGATCCTGCACGTCCCGGCACTTCCCGAGGGCGCCGCTCGTCGCAATACCACCGGCCAGGACCACGGTCTGGACAAGGCGCTCGACAACGAGCTGATCCGGATAGCCGCTCCCGCGCTGGAGAACGGTGAGCCGGTCCGTGCCCAGGTCGAGGTCCGCAACGTGAACCGGACCGTCGGCACGATGCTCGGCCACGAGGTCACCAAGAAGTATCGCGGTGAGGGCCTGCCCGAGAACACCATCGACATCACGTTCACGGGCTCTGCCGGGCAGTCCTTCGGTGCCTTCGTGCCGAAGGGCGTCACGCTGCGCCTCGAGGGCGACGCCAACGACTACGTCGGCAAGGGACTCTCGGGCGGACGGGTCGTCGTACGCCCCGATCGTGCCGCGACGTTCGATGCCTCGCAGCAGGTGATCGCCGGGAACACGATCGGCTACGGAGCCACGTCGGGCGAGGTGTTCCTGCGGGGACAGGCCGGCGAACGCTTCGCGGTGCGCAACTCGGGTGCCTCCCTGGTGGTCGAAGGCGTGGGCGACCATGGCTGTGAATACATGACCGGTGGTCGTGTGGTGATCCTCGGCCCGACCGGACGCAACTTCGCGGCCGGTATGTCGGGTGGCTACGCCTTCGTGCTCGACATCGACGAGGGCCGGGTCAACCCGGAGCTCGTCGAGCTCGGGCCGGTCGGGGGCGAGGCCGCCGAGGAGCTGCACACGCTTGTCACCAAGCACTTCGAGGAGACCGGATCCACGGTCGCCGAGGAGCTGCTGACCGACTGGGCCACGAACGTTGCCCGTTTCACCGAGGTCATGCCCAGCGACTTCAAGAGAGTCCTCGAGACGCGTGCGGAAGCGCTCGCCGAGGGCCTCGACGAGGAGCAGGCAGCGGCCCGGATCATGGAGGTGCTTCATGGCTGA
- a CDS encoding VIT1/CCC1 transporter family protein — protein sequence MGDLPAAHVVGHEHADVTGGWLRPAVFGAMDGLVSNAALIAGVAGGTRSADGASAVVLAGLAGLAAGAFSMAAGEYASVASQAEAAEFEVAKERREIIENPGAEQAELAAMLADRGLEESLAKEVAAQVHRDVDTAVAVHSMEEFGINPSELSSPYVAAGSSFVAFAVGALVPVLPFLFGVTSLWPAMVATLVALFICGAVVTRVTSRQWWFGGGRQVALGGVAFAVTYLVGMGVGGAVG from the coding sequence ATGGGCGATCTTCCAGCAGCACACGTGGTCGGGCATGAGCACGCCGACGTCACCGGGGGCTGGCTCCGGCCGGCTGTCTTCGGCGCGATGGACGGACTGGTCTCCAACGCGGCGTTGATCGCCGGGGTCGCGGGCGGGACCCGCAGCGCCGACGGCGCCTCCGCCGTCGTGCTCGCGGGCCTGGCCGGGCTCGCCGCCGGGGCGTTCTCGATGGCGGCCGGCGAATACGCCTCGGTGGCCAGCCAGGCGGAGGCGGCCGAGTTCGAGGTGGCCAAGGAGCGCCGGGAGATCATCGAGAACCCGGGCGCCGAGCAGGCCGAGCTCGCCGCGATGCTGGCCGACAGGGGGCTGGAGGAGTCGTTGGCCAAGGAGGTCGCGGCCCAGGTCCATCGCGACGTCGACACGGCGGTCGCCGTGCACTCGATGGAGGAGTTCGGGATCAACCCGAGCGAGCTCTCCTCGCCGTACGTCGCGGCCGGATCGTCCTTCGTCGCCTTCGCGGTCGGAGCGCTGGTCCCGGTCCTGCCGTTCCTGTTCGGCGTCACCAGCCTCTGGCCGGCGATGGTCGCCACACTCGTGGCCCTGTTCATCTGCGGCGCGGTGGTGACCCGGGTGACCAGTCGCCAGTGGTGGTTCGGCGGCGGACGACAGGTCGCGCTGGGCGGCGTCGCCTTCGCGGTGACCTATCTGGTGGGCATGGGAGTCGGCGGAGCAGTCGGGTGA
- the lgt gene encoding prolipoprotein diacylglyceryl transferase yields MILQSIPSPSDSVWELGPLPIRAYALCIILGVVAAIWVGEKRWVARGGKPGQIQDIAIWAIPFGLVGARLYHVISDYHLYFGEGKDPITALYVWRGGLSIWGAIALGALGAFIGARTMGLRFTPILDSLAPGVLLAQAFGRWGNYFNQELFGKPTDKPWGLEIDVANRPTGYLDHDTFHPTFLYECVWNLGIFGILIWADAKFKLGFGRVMALYVAGYTLGRGWIEYIRIDDVQMDDVFGLRLNVWTSIILFVLSVAYFIWSTKRRPGREESVFLDPAAESVDDAAGESADAAPAPTRDADRGADGGVDPEQSDR; encoded by the coding sequence ATGATCCTGCAGTCCATCCCGAGCCCCTCCGACTCGGTCTGGGAGCTCGGGCCCCTCCCGATCCGGGCCTACGCCCTGTGCATCATCCTCGGCGTGGTCGCCGCGATCTGGGTCGGCGAGAAGCGCTGGGTCGCCCGCGGCGGCAAGCCGGGGCAGATCCAGGACATCGCGATCTGGGCGATTCCCTTCGGACTGGTCGGCGCCCGGCTCTACCACGTGATCTCGGACTACCACCTCTACTTCGGTGAGGGGAAGGACCCGATCACCGCGCTGTACGTGTGGCGCGGTGGCCTGAGCATCTGGGGCGCGATCGCGCTCGGCGCGCTCGGTGCCTTCATCGGTGCCCGCACGATGGGCCTGAGGTTCACCCCGATCCTCGACTCGCTGGCCCCGGGCGTGCTGCTTGCCCAGGCATTCGGCCGCTGGGGGAACTACTTCAACCAGGAGCTCTTCGGCAAGCCGACCGACAAGCCCTGGGGCCTCGAGATCGACGTCGCCAACCGGCCGACGGGTTATCTCGACCACGACACCTTCCACCCCACGTTCCTCTATGAGTGCGTGTGGAACCTCGGTATCTTCGGGATCCTGATCTGGGCCGACGCCAAGTTCAAGCTCGGCTTCGGCCGGGTGATGGCGCTCTACGTCGCCGGCTATACGCTGGGGCGTGGCTGGATCGAGTACATCCGCATCGACGACGTACAGATGGACGACGTCTTCGGCCTGCGACTCAACGTGTGGACCTCGATCATCCTGTTCGTCCTCTCGGTCGCCTACTTCATCTGGTCCACGAAGCGCCGCCCGGGACGCGAGGAGAGCGTCTTCCTCGACCCGGCCGCCGAGTCCGTGGATGACGCTGCTGGCGAGTCAGCGGACGCAGCCCCTGCTCCAACGCGTGACGCGGACCGGGGCGCCGACGGTGGAGTTGACCCTGAGCAGTCCGACAGGTGA
- a CDS encoding SCO family protein, translated as MADRNSTGILAASGMALALLLTGCSGGDEGSKPLSSSDVGTPWVVPDTDLKDTSGADYRLTDGTTKPVTLVFFGYTNCPDICQMVMANIASAMTRLDDDERKQVEVVFVTTDPARDTEKVLGDYLERFDPTFIGATAKMDRILELGKAFKVAIEKGEKLPSGGYDVTHGTQVFLVDENDEIPMFWGQDTSSAVFARDISTLLKADS; from the coding sequence GTGGCTGATCGCAACAGCACCGGCATCCTCGCTGCCTCGGGGATGGCCCTGGCGCTCCTGCTGACCGGCTGCTCGGGCGGCGACGAGGGCAGCAAGCCGCTGTCGTCCAGCGACGTGGGCACTCCCTGGGTGGTTCCGGACACTGACCTGAAGGACACCTCCGGTGCCGACTACCGGTTGACGGACGGCACCACCAAGCCGGTCACCCTGGTCTTCTTCGGCTACACGAACTGCCCGGACATCTGCCAGATGGTGATGGCCAACATCGCCTCGGCGATGACCCGTCTCGATGACGATGAGCGCAAGCAGGTCGAGGTCGTCTTCGTGACCACGGACCCTGCCCGCGACACCGAGAAGGTGCTGGGGGACTACCTCGAGCGCTTCGACCCGACGTTCATCGGTGCGACGGCGAAGATGGACCGGATCCTCGAGCTGGGCAAGGCGTTCAAGGTGGCCATCGAGAAGGGCGAGAAGCTGCCCAGCGGTGGGTACGACGTCACCCACGGCACCCAGGTCTTCCTGGTGGACGAGAACGACGAGATCCCGATGTTCTGGGGCCAGGACACCTCGTCCGCGGTCTTCGCGCGTGACATCTCCACCCTGCTGAAGGCGGATTCATGA